One window from the genome of Variovorax sp. PAMC26660 encodes:
- a CDS encoding SDR family NAD(P)-dependent oxidoreductase, with amino-acid sequence MTTIAHGRPLEGRHAIVTGGARGIGLAIARRYLAAGASVALWDVEAAALADAVQQLAPLGTAISALVDVRDEDQVARGASQAQENFGRIDILVNNAGVLGPTVTAWEHTPAQWRQVLDINLTGAWLCCRAVVPVMLAQQQRGRIVNIASVAGKEGNGFNAAYSASKAGLIALTKSLGKELAASGVLVNCITPSAADTAVFAGVPAEHREQLRSALLARVPMGRFVEVDEVAAMAAWLASDDCSFSTGAVFDISGGRSMY; translated from the coding sequence ATGACCACGATCGCACACGGCCGGCCCCTCGAAGGCCGCCATGCGATCGTGACTGGCGGTGCACGCGGCATCGGCCTGGCCATCGCGCGGCGGTATCTCGCGGCCGGCGCGAGCGTCGCGCTGTGGGACGTGGAAGCCGCAGCGCTGGCCGATGCGGTGCAACAGCTTGCACCGCTCGGCACGGCAATCTCGGCGCTGGTCGATGTGCGCGACGAAGACCAGGTTGCCCGCGGGGCCTCGCAGGCACAGGAGAACTTCGGCCGCATCGACATCCTCGTCAACAACGCGGGCGTGCTCGGGCCGACGGTGACCGCCTGGGAGCACACGCCCGCGCAATGGCGCCAGGTGCTCGACATCAACCTCACGGGCGCGTGGCTGTGCTGCCGCGCGGTCGTGCCGGTGATGCTGGCGCAGCAGCAACGCGGGCGCATCGTCAACATCGCCTCGGTCGCGGGCAAGGAAGGCAATGGCTTCAACGCCGCGTACTCGGCCTCCAAGGCGGGGTTGATCGCGCTGACCAAATCGCTGGGCAAGGAGCTGGCCGCGTCCGGCGTGCTTGTGAACTGCATCACGCCATCGGCGGCTGACACCGCAGTGTTCGCAGGCGTTCCTGCCGAGCACCGCGAGCAACTGCGCAGCGCCCTGCTTGCGCGTGTGCCGATGGGGCGCTTTGTCGAGGTCGACGAAGTGGCTGCGATGGCAGCCTGGCTGGCGTCGGACGACTGCTCTTTCAGTACTGGGGCGGTGTTCGATATTTCTGGTGGGCGTTCGATGTATTGA
- a CDS encoding MFS transporter → MNTATLDAADARTPASADASARDDAALFRKITWRLMPLLCACYVLNYLDRTNVGYAQLQMKDQLGFSDAVFGLGAGIFFIGYAVFEIPSNLMLAKIGVRATLLRIMGLWGLASAAMVFATTPTQFYVLRFLIGVFEAGFAPGVLFYLTLWFPSHRRAQATALFFMAFGAAPIVAGPIAGLTMTYLDGVLALRGWQWLFLLEGLPSVLLGIAAFRYLSNNPAQAPWLSAPEKERVAHLLAEDQAVHGAAERHTFGAAMRDGRVWLIGFMSFLIILGIYALSFWQPTILKSMGLSVLQIGFYSVIPAVAGIAANIVVGRHSDRHKERRWHFALGALVGAAGLALTTMFMHNPFAAVLCLALAAMGISSAFTVLWSIPGSFMSRRAAAAGIALISTIGGSAGLVAPMMVGALKTATGGFTASLYILSGALVLSALLMLLALPRSALGKR, encoded by the coding sequence ATGAACACCGCCACCCTCGATGCCGCCGATGCGCGCACGCCCGCGTCTGCCGATGCCAGCGCGCGCGACGACGCTGCCCTGTTCCGCAAGATCACCTGGCGCCTGATGCCGCTGCTGTGCGCCTGCTACGTGCTGAACTATCTGGACCGCACCAACGTCGGCTATGCGCAGTTGCAGATGAAAGACCAGCTGGGCTTCAGCGATGCGGTGTTCGGACTGGGCGCGGGCATCTTCTTCATCGGCTATGCGGTGTTCGAGATTCCGAGCAACCTGATGCTCGCGAAGATCGGCGTGCGCGCCACCTTGCTGCGCATCATGGGCCTGTGGGGGCTGGCGTCGGCGGCGATGGTGTTCGCCACCACGCCCACGCAGTTCTATGTGCTGCGCTTCCTGATCGGCGTGTTCGAGGCAGGCTTCGCGCCCGGCGTGCTGTTCTACCTGACGCTCTGGTTCCCGTCGCACCGCCGGGCGCAGGCCACCGCGCTGTTCTTCATGGCCTTCGGCGCGGCGCCCATCGTGGCGGGGCCGATCGCCGGGCTCACCATGACCTACCTCGATGGCGTGCTGGCGCTGCGGGGTTGGCAGTGGCTGTTCTTGCTCGAAGGCCTGCCGAGCGTGTTGCTGGGCATCGCGGCCTTCCGCTACCTGTCGAACAACCCGGCGCAGGCACCGTGGCTTTCCGCGCCCGAGAAAGAGCGCGTGGCGCATCTGCTGGCCGAAGACCAGGCCGTGCACGGCGCTGCCGAGCGCCACACCTTTGGAGCGGCGATGCGCGATGGGCGCGTGTGGCTCATCGGCTTCATGTCTTTCCTGATCATCCTGGGCATCTACGCGCTGTCTTTCTGGCAGCCCACGATCCTGAAATCGATGGGGCTGAGCGTGCTGCAGATCGGTTTCTATTCGGTCATTCCCGCGGTTGCGGGCATCGCGGCCAACATCGTCGTCGGGCGGCATTCCGACCGGCACAAGGAACGGCGCTGGCACTTCGCGCTGGGTGCGCTCGTGGGCGCGGCCGGCCTGGCGCTGACCACGATGTTCATGCACAACCCCTTCGCCGCCGTGCTGTGCCTGGCGTTGGCGGCAATGGGAATTTCGAGCGCGTTCACTGTGCTCTGGTCGATTCCCGGCAGCTTCATGTCCAGGCGCGCAGCGGCCGCGGGCATCGCGCTCATCAGCACCATCGGCGGCAGCGCGGGGCTGGTGGCGCCGATGATGGTCGGCGCCCTCAAGACCGCGACGGGCGGGTTCACGGCGAGCCTGTACATCCTGAGCGGTGCGCTGGTGCTGTCGGCGCTGCTCATGCTGCTGGCGCTACCGCGCAGCGCGCTCGGCAAGCGGTAG
- a CDS encoding GntR family transcriptional regulator, with amino-acid sequence MAISASEISARIVEAVMAQKLAPGSRLGEQQLAMLFDCSRTIVREALTRLAARGIVTVSARRGWFVIEPSQDEAREAFEARRVIELGLIRSTGRIDKAALRQLKAHLQREKAALKESDVGNRSFLLGDFHVCLAECLGNTLLADTLRDFTARTTLIAMLYQSTHDAVQSCEDHVQIVAALERGDHAVAEALMAEHIGTVQSALRVQAPSDPLAQLRDALAPLHNTNAVAPAKPRRRKAAAPSPDDTTDSSTYLGALL; translated from the coding sequence ATGGCCATTTCCGCATCCGAAATCAGTGCACGCATCGTCGAAGCGGTGATGGCGCAGAAGCTCGCACCCGGTTCGCGCCTGGGCGAGCAGCAGCTGGCCATGCTGTTCGACTGCAGCCGCACCATCGTGCGCGAAGCCCTCACCCGGCTGGCGGCGCGCGGCATCGTCACGGTGAGCGCACGGCGTGGCTGGTTCGTCATCGAGCCTTCGCAGGACGAGGCGCGCGAAGCCTTCGAGGCGCGTCGCGTGATCGAGCTGGGCCTGATCCGCAGCACCGGCCGCATCGACAAGGCCGCGCTGCGCCAACTGAAGGCGCACCTGCAGCGTGAAAAAGCTGCACTGAAAGAAAGCGACGTCGGTAACCGCAGCTTTCTGCTGGGCGATTTCCACGTGTGCCTGGCCGAATGCCTGGGCAACACGCTGCTGGCCGACACGCTGCGCGACTTCACGGCGCGCACCACGCTGATCGCCATGCTCTACCAATCCACGCACGACGCCGTGCAGTCGTGCGAAGACCACGTGCAGATCGTTGCGGCGCTGGAGCGTGGCGACCACGCCGTCGCCGAGGCGCTGATGGCCGAGCACATCGGCACGGTGCAATCGGCGCTGCGCGTGCAGGCGCCCAGCGATCCGCTCGCGCAACTGCGCGACGCGCTGGCACCGCTTCACAACACCAACGCCGTCGCCCCTGCCAAACCCAGGCGTCGCAAGGCCGCCGCGCCCTCCCCCGACGACACCACAGATTCTTCGACTTACCTAGGAGCCCTGCTATGA
- a CDS encoding transporter substrate-binding domain-containing protein — protein sequence MNFSSSKRHLSLALVSVAMLAAAGAAQAQNALDNVLKAKTIKIAVPTDYPPYGSVDKNMKPQGLDVEMAELIAAKLGVKIELVPVTSANRIPYLQTRKADLVISTLGKNPEREKVIDFSSAYAPFFQAVFAAKSLSIKTFADMGGKSVAVTRGAMEDQELAKVAPTSVDFKRFEDNNATIAAFVSGQTQTLAASAAVAGDMMVKNPQLNAEYKLLLKDSPCFVGIAKGEDKLKAKVNEIIAAARKDGTIDAMSKKWLGRPAGDLPV from the coding sequence ATGAACTTCTCTTCCTCCAAACGCCACCTCTCGCTCGCGCTGGTGTCCGTCGCCATGCTGGCGGCCGCCGGTGCCGCCCAGGCCCAGAACGCCCTGGACAACGTGCTCAAGGCCAAGACCATCAAGATCGCGGTGCCGACCGACTACCCGCCGTACGGTTCGGTCGACAAGAACATGAAGCCCCAGGGCCTGGACGTCGAGATGGCCGAGCTGATCGCCGCCAAGCTCGGCGTGAAGATCGAGCTGGTGCCCGTGACCAGCGCCAACCGCATCCCGTACCTCCAGACGCGCAAGGCCGACCTCGTGATCTCCACGCTCGGCAAGAACCCCGAGCGCGAGAAGGTGATCGACTTCTCTTCGGCCTACGCGCCCTTCTTCCAGGCCGTGTTCGCGGCCAAGAGCCTGAGCATCAAGACCTTCGCCGACATGGGCGGCAAGAGCGTGGCCGTGACGCGCGGCGCGATGGAAGACCAGGAACTCGCCAAGGTCGCGCCCACCAGCGTGGACTTCAAACGCTTCGAGGACAACAACGCCACCATTGCCGCCTTCGTCTCGGGCCAGACGCAGACGCTGGCCGCCAGCGCCGCCGTGGCGGGCGACATGATGGTGAAGAACCCGCAGCTCAATGCCGAATACAAGCTGCTGCTGAAAGACAGCCCCTGCTTCGTCGGCATCGCCAAGGGCGAAGACAAGCTCAAGGCCAAGGTCAACGAGATCATCGCCGCCGCGCGCAAGGACGGCACGATCGATGCCATGTCCAAGAAGTGGCTCGGCCGTCCGGCCGGCGACCTGCCCGTTTAA
- a CDS encoding amino acid ABC transporter permease: MNIEFDFGAVLAEWPLLLRGVAWTIGLTAVGTVLGMIVGTFCAWARSGGPRWLRLIVGTYVELIRNTPFIVQLFFIFFGLPAAGVKLSPEVASVIAMVMNLGAYSTEIIRAGIEATPKGQIEAAVSLALSKAQVFLRVVLPPALKKVWPAMVSQIIIVMLGSAVCGQISTEELSYAANLIQSRNFRAFEAFIVATLIYLALSVALRRLLDWAGPKFFFGR, translated from the coding sequence ATGAACATCGAGTTCGATTTCGGAGCGGTGCTCGCCGAATGGCCGCTGCTGCTGCGCGGCGTGGCGTGGACCATCGGCCTCACGGCCGTGGGCACGGTGCTGGGCATGATCGTGGGCACTTTCTGCGCGTGGGCCCGCTCGGGCGGGCCGCGCTGGCTGCGGCTCATCGTGGGCACGTACGTGGAGCTGATCCGCAACACGCCCTTCATCGTGCAGTTGTTCTTCATCTTCTTCGGCCTGCCGGCGGCGGGCGTGAAGCTCTCGCCCGAAGTGGCGTCGGTGATCGCGATGGTGATGAACCTGGGCGCCTACTCCACCGAAATCATCCGCGCCGGCATCGAGGCCACGCCCAAGGGGCAGATCGAGGCGGCTGTGAGCCTGGCGCTCAGCAAGGCCCAGGTCTTTTTGCGCGTGGTGCTGCCCCCAGCGCTCAAGAAGGTATGGCCCGCGATGGTGAGCCAGATCATCATCGTGATGCTGGGCTCGGCGGTGTGCGGCCAGATATCGACCGAAGAGCTGAGCTACGCCGCCAACCTGATCCAGAGCCGCAACTTCCGCGCCTTCGAGGCCTTCATCGTCGCCACGCTGATCTACCTGGCGCTGTCGGTGGCGCTGCGGCGGCTGCTCGACTGGGCGGGGCCGAAATTCTTCTTCGGCCGCTGA
- a CDS encoding amino acid ABC transporter permease, with the protein MTDFSLWDILRNLLMALRWTVVLSLIAFVGGGIVGALLLFLRMRGGKIANKAVGLYVQLFQGTPLLMQLFLAYFGIALFGIDVSAWTAASVALTLYTSAFLTEIWRGCVASIPKGQWEASGSLALSFGEQMRHVILPQAVKIAIAPTVGFLVQVIKGTALASVIGFVELTKAGSMISNATFKPFVVFSCVALLYFVLCFPVSLYAKNLERKTHGRRA; encoded by the coding sequence ATGACCGATTTTTCTCTCTGGGACATCCTGCGCAACCTGCTGATGGCGCTGCGCTGGACCGTCGTGCTCTCGCTCATCGCCTTTGTCGGCGGTGGCATCGTGGGGGCGCTGCTGCTGTTCTTGCGCATGCGCGGCGGCAAGATCGCGAACAAGGCCGTCGGCCTCTACGTGCAGCTCTTCCAGGGCACACCGTTGCTGATGCAGCTCTTTCTTGCCTACTTCGGCATTGCGCTGTTCGGCATCGACGTGTCGGCGTGGACGGCCGCCAGCGTGGCGCTCACGCTCTACACCAGCGCCTTTCTCACCGAAATCTGGCGCGGCTGCGTCGCCTCGATTCCGAAGGGCCAGTGGGAAGCCTCTGGCAGCCTGGCCCTGAGCTTCGGCGAGCAGATGCGCCATGTGATCCTGCCGCAGGCCGTGAAGATCGCGATCGCGCCCACGGTCGGTTTTCTGGTGCAGGTCATCAAGGGCACGGCGCTGGCTTCGGTGATCGGGTTCGTCGAACTCACCAAGGCCGGCAGCATGATTTCGAACGCCACCTTCAAGCCCTTCGTGGTGTTCAGTTGCGTGGCCCTGCTTTACTTCGTGCTGTGCTTCCCCGTGAGCCTGTACGCCAAGAACCTCGAGAGGAAGACCCATGGCCGCCGTGCTTGA
- a CDS encoding amino acid ABC transporter ATP-binding protein, whose product MAAVLEKQPEPATFAAPIVRITALRKSYGTNEVLKGIDLDVKRGEVIAIIGKSGSGKSTLLRCINGLEVFQEGSLTVDSKPLLHESAMAMRELRQRVGMIFQSFNLFPHLTVGKNVMLAPTLVKKRSSMEAASQARKLLQRVGLAEKFDAMPEQLSGGQQQRVAIARALAMEPAVLLCDEITSALDPELVGEVLRVVESLADEGMTLLMVTHEMSFARKVSDRVIFMHQGRVHEMGPPAEMFGNPQTAELKQFLSSLHD is encoded by the coding sequence ATGGCCGCCGTGCTTGAAAAACAACCGGAACCCGCTACCTTCGCCGCGCCCATCGTGCGCATCACGGCGCTGCGCAAGTCCTACGGCACCAACGAAGTGCTCAAGGGCATCGACCTGGACGTGAAGCGCGGCGAGGTCATCGCCATCATCGGCAAGAGCGGCTCGGGCAAGAGCACGCTGCTGCGCTGCATCAACGGACTGGAAGTGTTCCAGGAAGGCTCGCTCACCGTCGACAGCAAGCCGCTGCTGCACGAGAGCGCCATGGCCATGCGCGAGCTGCGCCAGCGCGTGGGCATGATCTTCCAGAGCTTCAACCTGTTCCCGCATCTCACGGTCGGCAAGAACGTGATGCTCGCGCCCACGCTGGTGAAGAAGCGCTCGTCGATGGAAGCCGCCTCGCAGGCGCGCAAACTGCTCCAGCGCGTGGGGCTGGCGGAGAAGTTCGACGCCATGCCCGAGCAACTGTCCGGCGGCCAGCAGCAGCGCGTGGCGATTGCGCGTGCGCTGGCGATGGAGCCCGCGGTGCTGCTGTGCGACGAGATCACCTCGGCGCTCGACCCCGAACTGGTGGGCGAAGTGCTGCGCGTGGTGGAGTCGCTGGCCGACGAGGGCATGACGCTGCTGATGGTCACACACGAGATGAGCTTCGCGCGCAAGGTCAGCGACCGCGTGATCTTCATGCACCAGGGCCGCGTGCACGAGATGGGGCCGCCGGCGGAGATGTTCGGCAACCCGCAGACAGCAGAGCTGAAGCAGTTCCTGTCGTCGCTGCATGACTGA
- a CDS encoding AAA family ATPase encodes MKLTPSTSATLHMVCGKIGAGKSTLTRRLALEPATVLISEDTWLDALYPGEIRELPDYVRASGRLKQAMAGHVSSLLAAGVSVVFDFPANTVSNRAWARSIFEAAGAAHQLHFLDVPDEVCKQRLRARNASGEHPFETTDAQFDLITSHFAAPSENEGFHVVRHA; translated from the coding sequence ATGAAATTGACCCCATCAACGTCCGCCACGCTGCACATGGTCTGCGGCAAGATCGGCGCCGGCAAATCGACGCTCACCCGGCGCCTCGCGCTGGAGCCCGCCACCGTGCTCATCAGCGAAGACACCTGGCTCGATGCGCTGTATCCGGGCGAGATCCGCGAGCTGCCCGACTACGTGCGTGCCTCGGGGCGGCTGAAACAGGCGATGGCGGGTCACGTCTCGTCGCTGCTGGCCGCGGGTGTTTCGGTGGTGTTCGACTTTCCGGCCAACACGGTGAGCAACAGGGCCTGGGCGCGCAGCATCTTCGAGGCGGCAGGCGCAGCACACCAGCTTCACTTTCTGGATGTGCCCGACGAGGTCTGCAAGCAGCGCCTGCGCGCGCGCAACGCGAGCGGAGAACACCCGTTCGAGACGACAGATGCACAGTTCGACCTGATCACGAGCCACTTCGCGGCGCCGTCGGAAAACGAAGGGTTTCACGTGGTCCGCCACGCGTAG
- a CDS encoding GNAT family N-acetyltransferase, whose translation MQIEQALPTEALTVAAVLTEAAQWLATEGRPLWSAADTSLERVQRDTDAGRYFIARKNGETAGVMRFDLEDPYFWPEIESGSSAFVHKLAVGRRWAGHGVSTALLTFARERASSLGLQHLRLDCVADRAPLRTLYERFGFSLHSEISKGATSFARYELPLERHQ comes from the coding sequence ATGCAGATCGAACAAGCCCTCCCCACTGAAGCACTCACCGTTGCGGCCGTCCTGACCGAAGCCGCCCAATGGCTGGCCACTGAAGGCCGGCCGTTGTGGTCGGCTGCGGACACCAGTCTTGAACGCGTGCAGCGCGACACCGACGCAGGGCGCTACTTCATCGCCCGGAAAAACGGAGAGACGGCGGGCGTGATGCGATTCGACCTGGAAGACCCTTACTTCTGGCCCGAGATCGAGAGCGGCAGTTCGGCGTTCGTCCACAAGCTGGCGGTTGGCCGGCGCTGGGCCGGGCACGGCGTGTCGACTGCATTGCTGACTTTCGCGCGTGAGCGTGCGTCGAGCCTGGGCCTTCAGCATCTGCGGCTCGACTGCGTGGCGGACCGCGCACCGCTGCGCACGCTCTACGAGCGCTTCGGGTTTTCGCTGCACAGCGAGATCAGCAAAGGGGCCACGTCCTTTGCGCGCTACGAACTTCCGCTGGAACGCCATCAATAA
- a CDS encoding M14 family zinc carboxypeptidase, protein MTATQDIAYLTPYEAGNHNQTTTWAECIVFYERLAEHFPSVLRWMQIGMSDNGIPLHAGVVTADAQFDRETLQHQRRPVFFNNNGIHPGEPEGIDACMALVRDFCIQPDRLTALGDTVFLFIPVYNVDGCLNRQSTSRVNQQGPESFGFRGNGRHLDLNRDFIKCDSLAAQVFNQFFTAWDPDVMVDTHTSNGADYACTMTLIPTQPDKLGAGLGQFLRERMLPAIYSGMDQRGWPTCPYVNCVAETPDDGIADFLDLPRFSTGYATLHHTIGFMPETHMLKPYADRVVAMRALVEVVLGFSVAHAAQIQGLRREAKASAAQQAHWPLLWRSDRSRPANLRFKGYRAVHTPSSLGTYQRLSYDRSQPWEKDIPYFNRYVEDAATTAPKAYLIPQAWREVIERLQWNGVTMQRLAQDQVFPSARVYGIERVVSRAGPYEGHMFHDEVVLVARTETVHARAGDVRIPLDQAQARYVVETLEPEAHDSFFRWGFFNSVLEKKETFSDYVFEDTARQMLEDEPLLKAGFEQWKQDNPDKLPDPQAVLGYIFAHGRRHAEAGWRRYPVAGLN, encoded by the coding sequence ATGACTGCCACGCAAGACATCGCCTACCTCACGCCGTACGAAGCCGGCAACCACAACCAGACCACCACCTGGGCCGAGTGCATCGTCTTCTACGAACGGCTGGCCGAGCACTTTCCCTCGGTGCTGCGATGGATGCAGATCGGCATGTCAGACAACGGCATTCCGCTCCATGCCGGCGTGGTGACGGCCGATGCGCAGTTCGATCGCGAGACGCTGCAACACCAGCGCCGGCCCGTGTTCTTCAACAACAACGGCATCCACCCCGGCGAGCCCGAGGGGATCGATGCCTGCATGGCGCTGGTGCGCGATTTCTGCATTCAACCGGATCGCCTCACGGCGCTGGGCGACACGGTCTTCCTGTTCATCCCGGTCTACAACGTGGACGGCTGCCTCAACCGCCAGAGCACCTCCCGCGTGAACCAGCAGGGGCCGGAGTCCTTCGGCTTTCGCGGCAACGGGCGGCACCTGGACCTGAATCGCGACTTCATCAAGTGCGACAGCCTCGCCGCGCAGGTGTTCAACCAGTTCTTCACCGCGTGGGACCCGGACGTGATGGTCGACACCCACACCTCCAACGGCGCCGACTACGCCTGCACCATGACGCTGATTCCGACCCAGCCCGACAAGCTGGGCGCAGGGCTCGGGCAGTTCCTGCGCGAGCGCATGCTGCCGGCGATCTACAGCGGCATGGACCAGCGCGGATGGCCTACCTGCCCCTACGTGAACTGCGTGGCCGAGACGCCGGACGATGGTATTGCCGACTTTCTCGACCTGCCGCGCTTTTCCACCGGCTACGCGACCCTGCACCACACCATCGGCTTCATGCCCGAGACCCACATGCTCAAGCCCTACGCCGATCGCGTGGTGGCCATGCGCGCGCTGGTCGAGGTGGTGCTGGGGTTCAGCGTCGCGCATGCGGCGCAGATTCAGGGCCTGCGGCGCGAGGCCAAGGCCAGCGCCGCGCAGCAAGCGCACTGGCCGCTCTTGTGGCGATCCGACCGCAGCCGGCCGGCCAACCTGCGCTTCAAGGGGTATCGGGCGGTGCACACGCCCAGCAGCCTTGGCACTTACCAGCGCCTGTCCTATGACCGCAGCCAGCCGTGGGAAAAAGACATCCCCTACTTCAATCGCTATGTAGAAGACGCCGCGACCACTGCGCCCAAGGCCTACCTCATTCCCCAGGCCTGGCGCGAGGTGATCGAGCGCCTGCAATGGAATGGCGTGACGATGCAGCGTCTGGCGCAAGACCAGGTTTTTCCCTCCGCCCGGGTGTATGGCATCGAGCGCGTGGTCTCGCGGGCGGGTCCGTACGAAGGCCACATGTTCCACGACGAAGTGGTGCTCGTTGCCCGGACCGAAACCGTGCACGCCCGCGCCGGCGACGTGCGGATTCCGCTAGACCAGGCCCAGGCCCGCTATGTCGTCGAGACACTGGAGCCTGAAGCCCACGACAGCTTCTTTCGCTGGGGTTTCTTCAACAGCGTGCTGGAGAAGAAGGAGACCTTCTCGGACTATGTCTTCGAGGACACGGCTCGCCAGATGCTGGAAGACGAACCGCTGCTGAAGGCCGGCTTCGAGCAATGGAAGCAGGACAACCCCGACAAGCTCCCCGACCCGCAAGCCGTTCTGGGCTACATCTTTGCGCACGGCCGGCGCCATGCGGAAGCCGGGTGGCGACGCTACCCGGTAGCCGGCCTGAACTAG
- a CDS encoding LysR family transcriptional regulator, translating into MQFKWMEDFIALAQTRSFTRAAELRHVTHPAFGRRIRALESWAGTTLIVRGSSPVVLTAAGESFLDNASQMVRSVEGSREEVHNVAGRQARTVTVVTGRTLARTVMADWLVRLQPVLGQGEVRVLTGALAETVRMLEHNEVDFSLIFHHAALTFRLDGRQFAHVTVASDKLVPVSRADAQGRAVHSFDGADEVPFLSYVRTLAMGRMVEDLLANNPQAPGLKRRIECDSADALYEYVLRGLGVAWLPWSMVQGDCKSGRLVQVGGRRMEVRFEVRLYRPKRRLSPLAEDVWRAMTPR; encoded by the coding sequence ATGCAATTCAAGTGGATGGAAGACTTCATCGCGCTGGCACAGACGCGCAGCTTCACGCGCGCGGCCGAGCTTCGGCACGTCACGCATCCGGCCTTCGGGCGGCGCATCCGCGCGCTCGAATCGTGGGCAGGCACGACGCTGATCGTGCGCGGCAGCTCGCCGGTCGTGTTGACGGCGGCGGGCGAGAGCTTCCTGGACAACGCCAGCCAGATGGTGCGCAGCGTCGAGGGTTCGCGCGAAGAGGTGCACAACGTGGCCGGCCGGCAGGCCCGCACGGTCACGGTGGTCACCGGCCGCACGCTGGCACGCACGGTGATGGCCGACTGGCTGGTACGGCTGCAGCCCGTGCTGGGCCAGGGCGAGGTGCGCGTGCTGACGGGCGCGCTGGCAGAAACGGTGCGGATGCTGGAACACAACGAGGTCGACTTCTCGCTGATCTTTCACCACGCCGCGCTCACCTTCAGGCTCGACGGGCGGCAGTTCGCCCATGTGACGGTGGCTTCCGACAAGCTCGTACCGGTGTCGCGCGCCGACGCGCAGGGCCGCGCGGTGCACAGCTTCGACGGCGCGGATGAAGTGCCCTTCCTGTCGTATGTCCGCACGCTCGCCATGGGTCGCATGGTGGAAGACCTGCTCGCCAACAACCCGCAAGCGCCGGGCCTGAAGCGTCGCATCGAATGCGATTCGGCCGATGCGCTCTATGAATACGTGCTCAGGGGGCTGGGCGTGGCGTGGCTGCCCTGGTCGATGGTGCAGGGCGATTGCAAATCGGGCCGGCTGGTGCAAGTGGGCGGGCGGCGCATGGAAGTGCGCTTCGAAGTCAGGCTGTATCGGCCGAAGCGCCGCCTGAGCCCGCTGGCCGAGGATGTGTGGCGTGCCATGACGCCACGCTGA
- a CDS encoding Bug family tripartite tricarboxylate transporter substrate binding protein, translating into MRLSRTFSSCLAVTLCALAWAAAGPANAQAYPNKPITLVVAYPPGGSTDLTARALGVELSHRLGVPVIIDNLGGAGGAIGAQKVANAAPDGYTLLAGASNEIAINKLVNSNVKYEAKDFTPIGLIASQPLVLVAAPGVGVKNTGEFLALLKKNPGKYSYGSSGVGTSLHLAGEMVKQQGGVFMTHVPYRGVAPLTNDLLGGNIDFGVFVLSSALPYIRSGKMVALGTTEAKRSAITPDLPALSESPSLKSLDIGVWFALMGPAKLPEPVLSRLKKALSETLQSPDFRKKMEATSSVVPTTNVDIDKFIVTETAKYKTIVQFANIKE; encoded by the coding sequence ATGCGTCTTTCCCGTACTTTCTCTTCCTGTCTCGCCGTGACCCTCTGCGCCCTTGCCTGGGCCGCAGCCGGCCCGGCCAACGCGCAGGCTTATCCGAACAAACCCATCACGCTGGTGGTGGCCTATCCGCCGGGTGGCTCGACCGACCTCACCGCGCGCGCGCTCGGCGTCGAGCTGTCGCATCGCCTGGGCGTGCCGGTGATCATCGACAACCTGGGCGGTGCCGGCGGCGCCATCGGCGCGCAGAAGGTCGCCAATGCGGCACCCGACGGCTACACGCTGCTTGCCGGTGCCAGCAACGAAATCGCCATCAACAAGCTGGTCAACAGCAACGTGAAGTACGAGGCGAAGGACTTCACGCCCATCGGCCTGATCGCCTCCCAGCCGCTGGTGCTGGTGGCGGCGCCGGGCGTCGGCGTGAAGAACACCGGCGAATTCCTCGCGCTGCTGAAGAAGAACCCCGGCAAGTACAGCTACGGCAGCTCCGGCGTCGGCACCTCGCTGCACCTGGCCGGAGAAATGGTCAAGCAGCAGGGCGGCGTCTTCATGACGCACGTGCCCTACCGCGGCGTGGCACCGCTCACCAACGACCTGCTGGGCGGCAACATCGACTTCGGCGTGTTCGTTCTCTCCAGCGCCCTGCCCTACATCCGCAGCGGCAAGATGGTGGCGCTCGGCACCACCGAGGCCAAGCGCTCGGCCATCACGCCCGACCTGCCCGCGCTCAGCGAAAGCCCGAGCCTCAAGAGCCTGGACATCGGCGTGTGGTTCGCGCTGATGGGGCCGGCGAAGTTGCCGGAGCCGGTATTGAGCCGGCTGAAGAAGGCACTGAGCGAGACGCTGCAGTCGCCCGACTTCCGCAAGAAGATGGAGGCCACCAGCTCGGTCGTCCCGACGACGAACGTGGACATCGACAAGTTCATCGTCACCGAAACCGCCAAGTACAAGACCATCGTCCAATTCGCCAACATCAAGGAATGA